Part of the bacterium genome, TAATGTCACTCAGCATTTAAATCCCCTTTTAAAACTATTTATTTCATAATAACAAATTTTTCAAAAAAATTCTTAAAAAAGGCAATATTTTCATATTTAAAGTGTTTATATAAATAGGGAAGCAATTAAGGAAAAATTTTATGCAGAAAAAAAATTGTTTTTTTCAAGAATTTTTTAAGTCAAATGCGTCAGTAGCTATTGAAGATTACAGGGATTTAAAGGAAAATGTCAGTAACACGGAATTTTCACTTTCAAAACCAAAAGTAGCTTATCAATATGCCGAAATCATGGTTAAATCCAGCAAATAAACCAAAAAATTTATATATTCACATACCTTTTTGCGCAGGCAAATGCCATTACTGTAATTTCATTTCTTTTTCGGGAAAAAATGAATTTATAGCATCTTATTTTGCTGCTTTAAAGGCAGAAATGAAATTTTGTTTAGGCAGACAAGGTGCTATTGGGCTGGAAACGATTTATATAGGCGGCGGAACTCCCTCTGTTGTTGATACTCGCTTTTATAAGGACATCTTCGGGCTTTTATCAGAATTAACCTGTATTTCTTTAGATGCTGAAATAACTATGGAAATTAATCCGGGTACTGTAAATATAAATTATCTTAAAGAAATCAGGGATATAGGAATAAACCGATTAAGCATAGGTGTTCAGAGTTTTGATGATAAAATTCTAAAGTCTATAAACAGAATTCATAGCTCTCAAGAGGCTATAGAAACTGTAAAAACGGCTAAAAAAGCAGGTTTTGCAAATATAAGTATAGATTTAATATACGGACTGCCTGAACAAACTATTGAAGGTTGGGAAACAACATTAAATAAGGCTTTAAGTCTGGGGATAAACCATATTTCAACCTATGGCCTAAAAATAGAAGAAGGAACAGAGTTTTCCCGTCATTTGCCGAAAAATCTTCCCGATGATGAAGTACAAAGTCAAATCTATCTAAAAACTATAGATATTCTCGAAAATAACGGTTTTAATCATTACGAAATAAGCAATTTTTCTAAAAAGGGCTTTGAATCCCGACACAATCTTTGCTATTGGAAAAATAAAAAATATTTTGCACTTGGTTTAAGTGCGCATGGCTATTTAGACGATACCAGATATTCTAATACAGAAAATCTCGAAGAGTATTTGAAAGACCCCACGAAATCGGCTTTTGAAAATCAGATTTCCGCGCCTGAAAAAATCGAAGAAGCTGTCTTTCTCGGATTGAGGCTTACAGAGGGAATTAATACAAAAGAATTTAAGCTTAATTATGGAATTGATATTTATCAAAAATATTCAAAAATCATAGAAAAATATATTGATTATGGTTTTATGACCTACGACAGCAGCAAAAATTTGAAACTTACAAAGCATGGAATATTATTGAGCAATTCGATTTTGGCAGATTTTTTGGCATAATATTAAATTTCTTAAAATGACACTTTACAAAACTTAATATATAAAAGCTTTGAAATATATACTTCGTTAATCAAAAATATTTATTAAAAAAATATTCAAAACATAAAAAAATTTTTATTTACAAAAACCCGCCATTGTTTTTATAAAAATAGCAATTCTGATAGATTTAATTTGTTTATATAAATATAAGGGAACGATATATTTAATATTTTAGAATCACTAAATTAACCAAGAAAGGGCACTAAGGAGGAATTGGTATGGGAAATGATTTATGTTTAAACTTGAGATATTTGCCCAATTATGGGGTTCATAATCAAGAACCGGGATTTTTACCTGTTTATACCCGTAATCCAATAGTTTCAGAACCTTTAGAATTATTTCAAAGTAATATACAAGCTGAAAATAATGGCATTAGTTTTGGCGGTAATAATTATGAAAGAATAAATTATAATCCTACTGCTAATATTACTAATAATAGTATTGGTGATTTCACTGTAAATAATAATTTTGGCAATTTAACTGCGGCTATAGCAGATAATTCAGCGATGTCTCTTGATGGGTTAAGTCTTTACAACATTACAGAAGGGTTTCCACCTGTATACGCTTTAAATAACGGAGCAGCAACTAAAGCTGCAAATGCCGATACGGATTCAGCCTCGGGTGATACTGATATCGCTGTATTACGTCAAAGACTTAACAAAGACCTTCAAGAAGGAAAAATAACACCTGATCAATATATAGACGAACTAAACAAGCTTAAAACAAAGATTAAAACATATTCAGCAGAAGAAATTGAAGAAAGTAAAACAGCCGAAAAAGAAGCAAAAGACGAAAACTTAACTAAAGCACAAAAAAATGCACTTTATAATCATTTAAAAACAACCCGCACGCTTACCCGTGATAAATTCCAACAAGATCCTAATATTTCAGGTGCTCAAACAGCAACAGAAAATATACCCGAATCTCAGATTGTCAGAACAGTTAAAATTTTAGCTGACGGCACAACTGTAGAAATCACACAAGATAAAAGCAAGGAAGGTCTTGCAGCAGCCGCCTTAGGGAATAGAGGCGGGGCTGGAACAGGAATCGTAGGAGCGCTAGAAGCATTTGCCGGAGCATTAATATGCGGAACAGGATTTGGTGCATGGGTAGGCGTTCCAATGATGGCTGACGGAGCAAGAAGAATATATAATGCAGGAAGCACTTCACAAGCCTTTACCGCAGTGATAACCAGCCCTAACGGCAAAAAACAAACAATTCAAAGCAATTACCGTGAAGACCTTTATAGTGAACTTTATAAAAATTTAGGAATCAGTAAATAATATCTCCTCACATACCTCTTAAATCTAAAGAGCCGGCATAGCCGACTCTTTTTTATTTTTATTATTAAGTTTTGGATAAGGCAGTTTAGTAATCCATTCCGCCCATGCCACCCATACCGGGCATTCCGCCGCCCATTCCTGATTTTTCTTCAGGTAAATCAACAATAGCAGCTTCTGTTGTAAGCAACATTGAAGCTATTGAAGCCGCATTTTCAAGTGCGCTTCTTGTTACTTTTGCAGGGTCAACGATACCGGCTTTAACCATATCGACATATTTGTCGTTTTGAGCGTCATAACCCATGTCGCCGCCAAGTTTTTTTACTTCTTCAACAACAACTTCGCCGCTTTGTCCTGCATTTATAGCGATTTGTTTTAAAGGAGCAACAAGCGCTCTTGTAAGAATTTCAGCACCAGTTTTTTCGTCCTGTGAATAATCTGTGCAATTTGCAACTTTTTCGGCGAGAACTTTTTGAACTTTAATCAGTGTAACACCGCCGCCTGCAACAATACCTTCTTCGATAGCAGCTCTTGTAGCATTAAGAGCATCTTCGATTCTGAGTTTTTTGTCTTTAAGCTCGGTTTCTGTAGCTGCGCCCACTTCGATTACAGCAACTCCGCCTGCCAATTTAGCAAGTCTTTCCTGTAATTTTTCTTTATCATAATCGCTGTCAGATTCTTCAATTTGACGTTTGATTAGTTTTACCCTGTCAGCAACAGTTTGTTTTGTGTCATCACCGACAACAATAGTTGTTTTATCTTTAGAAACAGTAACTCTTCTAGCTTTACCCATCATTTGAACAGTTACGTTTTCTAATTTAAGCCCTAGTTCTTCTGTGAAGAGTTCGCCGCCTGTCAAAATAGCGATATCTTGAAGCATTTCTTTTCTTCTGTCGCCAAATCCAGGAGCTTTTACTGCAACAGCTCTTAATACTTTTCTCATTGTATTAACAACAAGAGTTGCGAGAGCTTCGCCTTCAACATCTTCAGCAATAATTAAAATTCCTCTGCCTTCTCTTGCAACTTGTTCAAGAACAGGAACGAGATCGGACACTATATTGATTTTTTTGTTTACGCAAAGTACAAATACATCATCAAGAACAGCTTCCATTCTTTCAGCGTCAGTTACGAAGTAAGGGCTTATATAACCTTTATCAAACTGCATGCCTTCTACAACTTTAAGTTCTGTTCCTATTGTTTTTGATTCTTCAACTGTGATAACGCCTTCATTACCAACTCTATCCATTGCATCAGCAATTAATCCGCCGATGAAATCATCGTTGCCTGCTGAAATTGTCGCAACTTGAGCAATTGATTCTTTTGATTCAATTTTTTTAGCGCTTTTTTTAATTTCTTCAACAGCTATTGCAACAGCTTTAGCGATTCCTCTTTTGATTCCGATAGGATTAGCGCCTGCTGTTACGTTTTTTAAGCCTTCTCTAACAATTGATTGAGCCAATACAGCAGCGGTTGTTGTACCGTCGCCGGCTACGTCATTTGTTTTGCTGGCAACTTCTTTTACCAGTTGAGCGCCTAAATTTTCAAGGTTATCAGGAAGATCAATTTCTTTAGCGATTGTCACGCCATCGTTTACGATTTGCGGTGCGCCGAATTTTTTATCAATTACAACGTTACGTCCTTTTGGTCCTAATGTAACTTTTACTGCGTCAGCAACAGCATCAACGCCAACAACTAAAGCTTTGCGGGCATCTTCATTAAATGCTAT contains:
- the hemW gene encoding radical SAM family heme chaperone HemW; amino-acid sequence: MPKSWLNPANKPKNLYIHIPFCAGKCHYCNFISFSGKNEFIASYFAALKAEMKFCLGRQGAIGLETIYIGGGTPSVVDTRFYKDIFGLLSELTCISLDAEITMEINPGTVNINYLKEIRDIGINRLSIGVQSFDDKILKSINRIHSSQEAIETVKTAKKAGFANISIDLIYGLPEQTIEGWETTLNKALSLGINHISTYGLKIEEGTEFSRHLPKNLPDDEVQSQIYLKTIDILENNGFNHYEISNFSKKGFESRHNLCYWKNKKYFALGLSAHGYLDDTRYSNTENLEEYLKDPTKSAFENQISAPEKIEEAVFLGLRLTEGINTKEFKLNYGIDIYQKYSKIIEKYIDYGFMTYDSSKNLKLTKHGILLSNSILADFLA
- the groL gene encoding chaperonin GroEL (60 kDa chaperone family; promotes refolding of misfolded polypeptides especially under stressful conditions; forms two stacked rings of heptamers to form a barrel-shaped 14mer; ends can be capped by GroES; misfolded proteins enter the barrel where they are refolded when GroES binds), encoding MAKRIAFNEDARKALVVGVDAVADAVKVTLGPKGRNVVIDKKFGAPQIVNDGVTIAKEIDLPDNLENLGAQLVKEVASKTNDVAGDGTTTAAVLAQSIVREGLKNVTAGANPIGIKRGIAKAVAIAVEEIKKSAKKIESKESIAQVATISAGNDDFIGGLIADAMDRVGNEGVITVEESKTIGTELKVVEGMQFDKGYISPYFVTDAERMEAVLDDVFVLCVNKKINIVSDLVPVLEQVAREGRGILIIAEDVEGEALATLVVNTMRKVLRAVAVKAPGFGDRRKEMLQDIAILTGGELFTEELGLKLENVTVQMMGKARRVTVSKDKTTIVVGDDTKQTVADRVKLIKRQIEESDSDYDKEKLQERLAKLAGGVAVIEVGAATETELKDKKLRIEDALNATRAAIEEGIVAGGGVTLIKVQKVLAEKVANCTDYSQDEKTGAEILTRALVAPLKQIAINAGQSGEVVVEEVKKLGGDMGYDAQNDKYVDMVKAGIVDPAKVTRSALENAASIASMLLTTEAAIVDLPEEKSGMGGGMPGMGGMGGMDY